One genomic window of Acidobacteriota bacterium includes the following:
- a CDS encoding HigA family addiction module antitoxin: MLKCVVHPGEILRDELAEFGVSPTAFARQIDVPPNRVSQIIAEKRTVTGDTALRFGHWFGVDPQFWLNLQTQFDLAIAQQQAGAAVRELPTAAAGR, translated from the coding sequence ATGTTGAAGTGCGTCGTTCACCCTGGCGAGATTCTGAGAGACGAGTTGGCCGAGTTTGGCGTGAGCCCTACGGCATTCGCCCGTCAGATAGATGTGCCGCCCAACCGGGTGAGTCAAATCATCGCCGAAAAACGTACTGTTACCGGCGATACCGCGCTGCGGTTCGGGCACTGGTTCGGGGTGGACCCCCAATTCTGGCTGAATCTCCAAACACAGTTCGACCTCGCCATCGCTCAGCAACAGGCCGGCGCTGCCGTGCGTGAATTGCCCACGGCGGCCGCGGGCAGGTAG
- a CDS encoding HAD family hydrolase, with amino-acid sequence MKHSVAFLLDADNTLLNNDRILADFMGHIEQTVGHQGKQRYWAVFEELRDELGYHDYLGALQGYRNRYPHEPRLMSIASFMLNYPFADRLYSRSLEVVSHLQQWGVVAILTDGDMVFQPRKMEQSGLAKAAGGNVLIYVHKEEELEDVERRYPADHYVLVDDKLRILTAAKKVWGSRVTTVFPRQGHYALDPEILAQFPPADLSLEGVGDLLTCELPALIQAGQSS; translated from the coding sequence ATGAAACATTCCGTTGCGTTTCTACTCGATGCCGACAACACCTTGCTGAACAACGACCGCATCCTGGCGGATTTCATGGGCCACATCGAGCAGACGGTGGGCCACCAGGGGAAGCAGCGCTATTGGGCCGTTTTCGAGGAGTTGCGGGACGAACTGGGATATCACGACTACCTGGGGGCTCTGCAGGGCTATCGCAATCGATATCCGCACGAGCCGCGCCTGATGTCGATTGCCTCCTTTATGCTCAACTACCCCTTCGCCGATCGCCTCTACTCCCGGTCGCTGGAGGTGGTGAGCCACCTCCAGCAATGGGGCGTGGTCGCCATCCTCACCGACGGCGACATGGTGTTCCAGCCTCGAAAGATGGAGCAGTCCGGCTTGGCGAAGGCCGCCGGCGGCAACGTGCTGATCTACGTGCACAAGGAGGAGGAGCTGGAAGACGTGGAACGGCGCTATCCCGCGGACCACTACGTGTTGGTGGACGACAAGCTGCGTATCCTGACCGCCGCCAAGAAAGTGTGGGGAAGCCGGGTCACCACCGTATTTCCCCGGCAGGGGCACTATGCCCTGGACCCCGAAATTCTGGCTCAATTCCCCCCGGCCGACCTCAGCCTGGAGGGAGTCGGCGACCTGCTGACCTGCGAGCTGCCGGCGCTGATCCAGGCCGGACAGTCTTCCTGA
- a CDS encoding nucleotidyltransferase substrate binding protein, protein MCRAVYRHLRRPGRKRSDACAAIEYDKFQMFLKGLEEQYESYRQTDDSLPKLTEGAIAGLVIQHFETCFDCLWKVLKRYLIEELALADAPNSPRSIFRLACENDLLDRSPEGWFDYTDARIGTAHDYSGEKAQACLEIMGDFIEDAIGLYQTMTEETWD, encoded by the coding sequence ATGTGCCGTGCTGTCTATAGGCATTTGCGACGGCCCGGACGTAAGAGATCTGACGCATGCGCCGCGATCGAATACGACAAGTTTCAGATGTTCCTCAAGGGTCTTGAGGAGCAGTACGAGAGTTACCGGCAAACTGACGATTCCCTGCCCAAGCTGACCGAGGGAGCTATTGCCGGGTTGGTCATTCAGCACTTCGAAACCTGCTTTGACTGCCTGTGGAAGGTGTTGAAGCGGTACTTGATTGAAGAACTGGCTCTCGCGGACGCGCCCAACAGTCCCAGGTCCATCTTCAGACTGGCCTGCGAGAACGATCTGCTCGATAGGTCACCGGAGGGATGGTTCGATTACACCGACGCCCGCATCGGTACGGCTCACGATTACAGCGGCGAGAAAGCGCAAGCCTGCCTGGAAATCATGGGCGATTTCATTGAGGACGCTATCGGCCTCTACCAGACCATGACCGAGGAGACATGGGACTAG
- a CDS encoding tetratricopeptide repeat protein, giving the protein MAKKARKAKRKSAPASARQGPRFSFGGWRLWIPLLLFAAVVAVYLPSVDHEFLYDDYEVILSNAPLRSIQDLGRILTERHFLSLPYYRPVVRSSLLLQRSLHGDEPGPFHLFNAAVAGLIALVVFALLRLPVFGLQPRWALLAAAVFALHPVASSCVYPIASGRETLLPALFVLLALYCFLRPGPWWRVGASVAFALALFGKEQAVVTLAIFALADALGMTSAPPGRSLRRWVVRYWPEAAIGALYFSIRHFLFAGGEYRLGDLGQFALSFLYALQVVTVPYWEMVYEPPARVWFSPWRLAIGLAIAGWVLLWIRRSWPAVRAVTWFWLGWFVLTLLPTANLLDQEAPFAERYVFLAALGPLFLLAWVLSNREKDGRPRLWTGLAVAVLLLMGAQTVTRGAYYRDYEAFCRQWVKTDPQSLNAHNSLAVVLTMDGRLQEAGRHYEEALKIAPANAQARSNLANLRLQQGRLQEAHDLLQEALRLEPDSYAIHNALGAMLLGQGRIEQAIPHFARAISLNSENQQGHANLANALAHQGDTRQAVHHYREALRIHPGLVHVANRLAWILATDPDPALRSGAEAVDLAEHFCRPPNDANPMFLDTLAAAYAETGRFPQALGTATRAASLASSMGQPELVDQIRQRMDAYREHRPVRYSRIQWRTSGPSLRHD; this is encoded by the coding sequence TTGGCAAAGAAGGCAAGAAAGGCGAAACGGAAATCCGCTCCGGCGTCTGCTCGCCAGGGACCCCGATTCTCTTTCGGTGGCTGGCGGCTGTGGATTCCGCTACTGCTGTTTGCGGCGGTCGTAGCCGTCTACCTGCCGTCGGTGGACCACGAGTTTCTCTATGACGACTACGAGGTGATTCTCTCCAATGCCCCCCTGCGTTCCATTCAGGATCTCGGGCGCATTCTGACGGAGAGGCACTTCCTCAGCCTGCCCTACTACCGGCCGGTGGTGCGCTCCTCGCTGCTGCTGCAACGATCCCTCCACGGAGACGAGCCGGGGCCCTTTCACCTGTTCAACGCCGCCGTGGCCGGATTGATTGCCCTCGTCGTCTTCGCCCTGCTCAGACTGCCGGTCTTCGGTTTGCAGCCCCGCTGGGCCTTGCTGGCCGCCGCCGTTTTTGCCCTGCATCCGGTGGCTTCCTCCTGCGTCTACCCCATCGCCTCGGGACGCGAGACCCTGCTGCCGGCCCTGTTCGTCCTGCTGGCCCTCTACTGCTTCCTCAGGCCCGGGCCCTGGTGGCGGGTGGGCGCCTCCGTGGCTTTCGCTCTGGCGCTGTTCGGCAAGGAGCAGGCGGTGGTCACCCTGGCCATTTTCGCCCTGGCCGACGCTCTGGGGATGACCTCGGCCCCGCCTGGCCGCAGCCTCCGCCGCTGGGTGGTCCGCTACTGGCCGGAGGCCGCCATTGGCGCCCTCTACTTTTCCATCCGCCACTTCCTGTTTGCGGGCGGGGAGTATCGCCTGGGAGACCTGGGGCAATTCGCGCTTTCCTTCCTCTACGCGCTACAGGTCGTGACCGTGCCCTACTGGGAGATGGTTTACGAGCCTCCGGCCCGGGTCTGGTTCAGCCCCTGGCGGCTGGCCATCGGCCTGGCCATCGCCGGCTGGGTGCTGTTGTGGATCCGGCGATCCTGGCCCGCGGTTCGGGCCGTGACCTGGTTCTGGCTGGGCTGGTTCGTTCTGACCCTGCTGCCGACGGCCAACCTGCTGGACCAGGAGGCTCCGTTTGCCGAGCGCTACGTGTTCCTGGCCGCGTTGGGCCCGCTCTTTCTGCTGGCCTGGGTTCTCTCCAACCGCGAGAAGGATGGAAGGCCCAGGCTCTGGACGGGGCTGGCCGTGGCGGTGCTGCTTCTGATGGGCGCCCAGACCGTCACCCGGGGCGCCTACTATCGAGACTACGAGGCCTTTTGCCGGCAGTGGGTGAAGACCGACCCCCAGTCGCTCAACGCCCACAACAGCCTGGCGGTGGTTCTGACCATGGATGGACGGCTGCAGGAAGCCGGGCGTCACTATGAAGAGGCCCTCAAGATTGCACCGGCCAATGCGCAGGCTCGCAGCAATCTGGCCAACCTGCGCCTGCAGCAGGGGAGACTCCAGGAAGCCCATGATCTCCTGCAGGAGGCGTTGCGCCTGGAACCCGACTCCTACGCCATCCACAACGCCCTGGGCGCCATGCTGCTGGGACAGGGCAGAATCGAGCAGGCCATTCCCCACTTTGCACGGGCCATCAGCCTGAACTCGGAGAACCAGCAGGGACACGCCAACCTGGCCAACGCGCTGGCGCACCAGGGCGACACCCGTCAGGCCGTCCACCACTACCGCGAGGCGCTACGTATCCATCCGGGCCTGGTCCACGTGGCCAACCGCCTGGCCTGGATTCTGGCCACAGATCCCGACCCGGCGCTGCGGTCCGGCGCCGAGGCGGTTGATCTGGCCGAACACTTCTGCCGTCCTCCCAACGACGCCAACCCCATGTTCCTGGACACCCTGGCGGCGGCTTACGCCGAGACAGGGCGGTTTCCTCAAGCGCTGGGAACGGCCACGCGGGCCGCATCCCTGGCTTCCTCCATGGGCCAGCCTGAGCTGGTCGACCAGATCCGGCAGAGAATGGACGCTTACCGGGAGCACCGCCCGGTTCGCTACTCCCGGATTCAGTGGAGGACTTCCGGCCCCTCCCTGAGACACGATTAG
- a CDS encoding DUF2726 domain-containing protein, with translation MGEPTAQLEFISKVDFEARPLLNRPEYRILRILETVAQETPGGLRVMAQTSLGEVLAPQPASGSQEARDLAFRSINSKRLDFLVIDAYGMPVLAVEYQGHGHFRDTTFIRDAVKREALRKAGIRLLEVPAVFDAEDLERDIRKALPSKPTRRP, from the coding sequence TTGGGCGAGCCAACGGCTCAACTGGAGTTCATCTCCAAAGTCGATTTCGAGGCGCGCCCCCTTCTCAACAGGCCGGAATACCGGATTCTCCGGATTCTGGAGACGGTCGCCCAGGAGACCCCGGGCGGCCTTCGCGTCATGGCTCAGACCAGCCTGGGTGAAGTTCTGGCGCCCCAGCCGGCCTCCGGTTCGCAAGAAGCACGTGATCTGGCCTTCCGCTCCATCAACAGCAAGCGCCTGGACTTTCTGGTGATCGATGCTTACGGCATGCCCGTTCTGGCGGTGGAGTATCAGGGGCATGGACACTTCAGAGACACGACCTTCATACGCGATGCCGTGAAACGGGAAGCCCTCAGAAAGGCCGGCATCCGCCTGCTGGAGGTCCCGGCAGTATTCGACGCCGAGGATCTCGAGAGAGACATTCGCAAGGCATTGCCTTCGAAACCCACCCGCCGACCGTAG
- a CDS encoding cytochrome P450, giving the protein MLDALRWTLRSLVIDALLIPEYRRSGVAFNPLSDRVIRNPYPAYARLRTRSPVHRSRVLDGWVFSRYADAEAIFRDYRRFSNMPTNRRVSRQGVYFIPPRADWSLLFLDPPEHTRLRGLVNQAFTPRAVNALEPHIRRIMVELLDAVADPSGFDLMAAVAGPLPVIVIAEMLGLPPEDRLRFKHWSNQRARILEPLISPEERKRAAAAGEAFDTYFMPVIRARRLQPKDDIISALAKAEEEGDSLSEREMLIMLRLLLVAGNETTTNLIGNGMLALLQHPEQLELLREDPRRIPGAVEELLRYDTPVQLDIRAVVDDCDFRGFRLRRGDPAILAIGAANRDPEVFDDPDRLNIERSRGSNLSFGRGVHHCLGAPLARLEARVALEVLLERFSSIGLLTDRPAFRRAIVLRGLESLPVSAVPA; this is encoded by the coding sequence ATGCTGGACGCGCTTAGATGGACCCTGCGGTCGCTGGTCATCGACGCCCTGTTGATCCCGGAGTACCGCCGGAGTGGCGTGGCCTTCAATCCGCTGTCGGACAGGGTAATACGGAATCCCTATCCCGCCTACGCCAGGCTGCGCACCCGATCGCCGGTGCACCGCAGCCGGGTGCTGGACGGCTGGGTGTTCAGCCGCTACGCCGACGCGGAGGCCATCTTTCGAGACTACCGCCGGTTCTCCAACATGCCGACCAATCGACGGGTGTCGAGGCAGGGTGTCTACTTCATTCCCCCCCGGGCGGACTGGTCCCTGTTGTTCCTGGACCCGCCGGAGCATACGCGCCTGCGGGGCCTGGTCAATCAGGCCTTCACTCCGCGGGCCGTAAACGCCCTCGAGCCCCATATCCGTAGGATCATGGTCGAACTGCTTGATGCGGTCGCCGACCCGTCCGGCTTCGACCTGATGGCGGCGGTGGCCGGTCCGTTGCCGGTGATCGTGATTGCCGAGATGCTGGGGTTGCCGCCGGAGGACCGCCTCCGATTCAAGCACTGGTCGAACCAGCGCGCACGCATCCTCGAACCGCTCATCAGCCCGGAGGAGCGAAAGAGGGCCGCTGCCGCCGGCGAGGCCTTCGACACCTACTTCATGCCCGTAATCAGAGCCCGGCGACTGCAACCGAAAGACGACATCATCAGCGCCCTCGCAAAGGCGGAAGAGGAAGGGGATTCCCTCAGCGAGCGTGAAATGCTGATCATGCTGCGACTGCTGCTGGTGGCCGGCAACGAGACGACCACCAACCTGATCGGAAACGGGATGCTGGCGCTTCTGCAGCATCCGGAACAGTTGGAGCTCCTGCGGGAAGACCCCCGTCGGATACCGGGGGCGGTGGAAGAGCTGTTGCGCTACGACACGCCGGTTCAGCTCGATATCCGGGCCGTGGTTGACGACTGCGACTTTCGGGGCTTTCGCTTGCGGCGCGGCGATCCCGCCATCCTGGCCATCGGCGCGGCCAACCGCGACCCGGAGGTGTTCGATGACCCGGACCGTCTGAACATCGAGCGTTCCAGGGGCAGCAACCTCTCCTTCGGCCGGGGCGTCCATCACTGCCTCGGCGCGCCCCTGGCGCGCTTGGAAGCCCGGGTCGCGCTGGAAGTGCTGCTGGAGCGCTTCAGCTCCATAGGGCTGCTTACTGACCGTCCCGCCTTTCGCCGGGCCATCGTCCTGCGCGGCCTCGAGTCGCTCCCGGTCTCGGCCGTCCCTGCATAG
- a CDS encoding class I SAM-dependent DNA methyltransferase, whose amino-acid sequence MPGGAGATTGYEADLWRMADALRGSMDAAEYKHVVLGLIFLKYISDAFEERHAAVLSEWGGEAAEDRDEYIAENIFWVPPEARWVHLKAQARQPTIGQLVDGAMAGIERDNRALKDVLPKDYARPALDKQRLGQLIDLISNILVGDEEARSKDVLGRVYEYFLSQFASAEGKKGGEFYTPRCVVKLLVEILEPYRGRVYDPCCGSSGMFVQSMEFIRAHASGNGNGGQARADISIYGQESNYTTWRLAKMNLAIRGIEGQIAHGDSFHNDRHPDLKADFILANPPFNVSDWGGQRLTQDQRWQYGVPPKGNANFAWVQHMVHHLSPAGAAGFVLANGSMSSSQSGEGNIRRSLIEANLVDCMVALPGQLFYSTQIPACLWFLARRRERSGEILFIDARKLGRMVDRTHRELTDEDIARIAGTYQAWHSRASIFSKEAGQGEGGANVYKDVPGFCKSAVLEEVRQHGHVLTPGRYVGAEVQEDDGEPFEDKMKRLAAQWRKQQAEAAKLDAAIELNLSGLGFNGNMEGEQ is encoded by the coding sequence ATGCCCGGCGGCGCCGGCGCAACCACGGGCTATGAGGCTGACCTTTGGCGCATGGCGGACGCCCTGCGCGGCAGCATGGATGCGGCTGAATACAAGCATGTTGTCCTGGGCCTCATTTTCCTGAAATACATCTCCGACGCCTTCGAGGAGCGGCATGCGGCCGTTCTGTCCGAATGGGGCGGCGAGGCCGCCGAGGACCGCGACGAGTACATCGCCGAGAACATCTTCTGGGTGCCGCCCGAGGCCCGCTGGGTGCATTTGAAAGCCCAGGCGCGCCAGCCGACCATCGGCCAGCTCGTCGACGGCGCCATGGCCGGCATCGAGCGCGACAACCGGGCGCTCAAGGACGTGCTGCCCAAGGACTACGCCCGCCCCGCCCTCGACAAGCAGCGGCTGGGCCAACTCATCGACCTCATCAGCAACATCCTGGTGGGCGATGAGGAAGCCCGCTCCAAGGACGTGCTGGGCCGGGTCTACGAGTACTTCCTGTCCCAGTTCGCCAGCGCCGAGGGCAAGAAGGGAGGCGAGTTCTACACTCCGCGCTGCGTGGTCAAGCTGTTGGTAGAGATACTGGAGCCCTATCGAGGACGTGTATACGACCCCTGCTGCGGTTCCTCCGGCATGTTCGTGCAGTCGATGGAGTTCATCCGGGCTCATGCCAGCGGCAACGGCAACGGCGGACAGGCCAGAGCCGACATCTCCATCTACGGGCAGGAATCCAACTACACCACCTGGCGGCTGGCCAAGATGAACCTGGCCATCCGCGGCATCGAGGGCCAGATCGCCCACGGCGACAGCTTCCACAACGACCGCCATCCCGACCTCAAGGCCGACTTCATCCTGGCCAATCCGCCCTTCAACGTCTCCGACTGGGGCGGCCAGCGGCTCACCCAGGACCAGCGCTGGCAATACGGTGTCCCTCCCAAGGGCAACGCCAACTTCGCCTGGGTGCAACACATGGTCCACCACCTGTCGCCCGCCGGCGCGGCCGGCTTCGTGCTCGCCAACGGCTCCATGTCGTCAAGCCAGTCAGGTGAGGGAAACATCCGCAGGTCGCTGATCGAGGCCAACCTGGTGGACTGCATGGTGGCCCTGCCCGGCCAGCTCTTCTACTCCACCCAGATCCCCGCCTGCCTCTGGTTTCTGGCGCGCCGACGGGAGCGGAGCGGTGAGATCCTGTTCATAGATGCCCGCAAGCTGGGACGCATGGTCGACCGCACCCACCGCGAGCTGACCGACGAAGACATTGCCCGCATTGCCGGCACCTACCAAGCCTGGCACAGCCGTGCTTCTATTTTCTCGAAGGAAGCGGGCCAGGGCGAGGGTGGCGCTAACGTGTACAAGGACGTTCCGGGCTTCTGCAAAAGCGCCGTCCTGGAGGAAGTCCGCCAGCACGGCCACGTGCTCACCCCCGGCCGCTATGTCGGCGCGGAGGTTCAGGAGGATGACGGCGAGCCGTTCGAAGACAAGATGAAGCGACTGGCTGCCCAGTGGCGCAAACAGCAGGCCGAGGCGGCGAAGCTGGATGCGGCTATTGAGTTGAACCTGAGCGGGCTGGGGTTCAATGGAAACATGGAGGGGGAACAATGA
- a CDS encoding restriction endonuclease subunit S, protein MGLDRPIDITTDQRKTVMALLASHLPNTTAWVYGSRVKWTSSPKSDLDLVVFATPEQTGQVSNLREAFEESNLPFRVDLFVWDDVPEQFRETIEMEHVVLLEREKQKTARDWHKTTLGGLLSFANGKSSPRRSGSLPHPVYGSNGIIGFSDESNADPNTIVVGRVGTNCGSLHYSDRMCWVTDNAIRSTAINRNDAKFVFYLLQTLRLNEWRAGSGQPLINQTILSSIPVSVPDPKEQRAISQVLGTLDDKIELNRRMNQTLEAMARVLFKSWFVDFDPVHAKATLKHHVATFPQGGSDWGVERARACLDRMDSNIATLFPDSFVDSELGPIPEGWEVVPLAETIEVNPSRPLRRGEIAPYLDMANMPTKGHTPETVIDRPFGSGMRFANGDTLLARITPCLENGKTAYVDFLEEDQVGWGSTEYIVLRPKPPLPSKFAYCLARSDGFREVAIQNMTGTSGRQRVPETAISNYRMTIPKGLGVPRMFGELVEPLLSLASQNADESHALAALRDTLLPKLISGELRGVKQAHQVQNEFRPSGFSQPITQRNE, encoded by the coding sequence ATGGGACTAGACCGGCCCATCGATATCACCACGGACCAGCGCAAGACCGTTATGGCGTTGCTCGCCAGCCACCTGCCGAACACCACGGCCTGGGTCTACGGTTCCCGCGTGAAGTGGACTTCGAGCCCGAAGTCTGATCTGGACTTGGTGGTGTTTGCAACTCCTGAGCAAACCGGCCAAGTCTCGAATCTCAGGGAAGCCTTTGAGGAAAGCAACCTGCCGTTTCGGGTGGATCTGTTTGTTTGGGACGATGTGCCAGAGCAGTTCCGCGAGACGATTGAAATGGAGCATGTTGTGTTGCTGGAGAGGGAAAAACAAAAGACAGCAAGGGACTGGCACAAAACCACCCTCGGAGGCTTGTTATCGTTTGCAAACGGAAAATCGAGCCCGCGACGATCTGGCAGTTTGCCACACCCCGTCTACGGCTCAAATGGAATTATTGGCTTTTCTGATGAATCCAATGCAGATCCCAACACCATTGTCGTTGGGCGCGTCGGAACCAACTGTGGCTCTCTACACTACAGCGACCGAATGTGTTGGGTGACAGACAACGCCATTCGATCAACCGCGATCAACCGGAATGACGCGAAGTTCGTGTTCTATCTGCTCCAGACACTTCGACTGAATGAGTGGAGAGCGGGTTCCGGTCAACCCCTGATTAACCAGACTATACTCTCCTCGATACCTGTGTCAGTGCCGGACCCTAAGGAACAGCGCGCAATCTCCCAGGTCCTCGGGACACTGGACGACAAGATCGAGTTGAACCGGCGGATGAACCAGACGCTGGAGGCCATGGCGCGGGTGCTGTTCAAATCCTGGTTCGTCGACTTCGACCCCGTCCACGCCAAAGCCACCCTTAAGCATCACGTTGCGACTTTCCCTCAAGGGGGGAGTGATTGGGGCGTCGAACGCGCTCGCGCCTGTCTCGACAGGATGGACTCAAATATCGCAACCCTATTTCCGGACAGCTTCGTGGATTCCGAACTCGGCCCGATACCGGAGGGGTGGGAAGTGGTTCCGCTGGCTGAAACGATCGAGGTCAATCCATCGCGACCGCTACGAAGGGGAGAGATTGCGCCCTATCTCGACATGGCCAATATGCCCACGAAAGGACACACACCCGAAACGGTCATTGACAGGCCCTTTGGATCTGGAATGAGATTTGCTAATGGGGACACGCTTCTCGCGCGTATTACTCCGTGTCTCGAAAACGGTAAGACGGCGTATGTTGATTTCCTGGAGGAGGATCAGGTCGGCTGGGGATCAACGGAGTACATCGTTCTACGCCCCAAGCCGCCGTTACCCAGCAAATTTGCCTATTGCCTCGCACGTAGCGATGGCTTCCGCGAGGTTGCGATTCAAAACATGACAGGGACAAGCGGCCGGCAGCGTGTTCCTGAGACCGCCATTTCGAATTATAGAATGACCATTCCCAAAGGACTTGGGGTCCCGAGAATGTTCGGAGAGTTAGTTGAGCCTCTCTTGTCACTCGCATCTCAGAATGCGGATGAATCCCACGCCCTTGCTGCCCTGCGCGATACGTTACTGCCTAAACTCATATCCGGCGAGTTGAGGGGGGTAAAGCAAGCCCACCAAGTGCAAAATGAGTTCCGACCCTCGGGGTTCTCCCAGCCCATTACCCAGAGAAATGAGTAA
- a CDS encoding type II toxin-antitoxin system Phd/YefM family antitoxin, with protein MTDWSLQDAKNRFCAVVDAAIGGAPQRVTRRGRPAVVVLAADEYERLCRLEKASAPTLARLLLDIPRADRDFDRQSLPTRPLDL; from the coding sequence ATGACCGACTGGTCCTTGCAAGACGCCAAGAACCGCTTCTGCGCCGTGGTCGATGCCGCCATCGGCGGCGCGCCGCAGCGGGTGACCCGCCGGGGCAGGCCCGCCGTCGTGGTGCTGGCGGCAGACGAGTACGAGCGCCTGTGCCGTTTGGAGAAAGCGAGTGCTCCAACGCTGGCCCGGTTGTTGCTGGACATCCCGCGGGCTGATCGGGATTTCGACCGACAGTCGTTACCAACCCGCCCGCTGGACCTGTGA